A region of the Bradysia coprophila strain Holo2 unplaced genomic scaffold, BU_Bcop_v1 contig_232, whole genome shotgun sequence genome:
GTATGTCGGAAAATGTTGTAAAAGCACCGGTCGACTGTATGCTCCGATCGCAtctttgtttttacatttggTTAGACCTTGTGCACATTTTAGCGTTGACGAAATGTTTTCGACTTTCTTCACCGCTTCCTGGCATAGGTGACAACCATCGCCTTCCATTCGCACTGAATTGATTAGGACGAAATGAACCCCTTTCACCGTGACCAACACTGTATCGTCGGTgttgttgaaaacattttcgaaacgatTAATCAGTCGAGGCGAAGTGCTAGAAAGTAAACTATTAACTCAATCTCCATCAACGCAGAACATGACTAAATTACACGTAGTGGAATCCAATGTCATGATTTCCTAATGCGCCAAACACTCGAGTCCTTTGTGGATCTGTGTAAAACAAACGCCGGTACCTTTGTACGTATTCTTGAAATTGTTTGCCATCAACCCATTGTCCTTCATCGAATAGGTCACCTGTGGGATGGTGATTTTTGTGCTTGAAAATCGACTTCTCTGAACAGAACTTCTTTCATAcccaaaatgaaaacaacatCCGGACGAAATAATGTGATGCTAGTTTGATACGCTCGATGCATTTGCCATTCTCTACGTAGCTTATCAGCCCAATGTCCTCTAAATGGTCCCAGCATATGAATGTCTGCGACTATTATCGCCTTTACATGATCCGCTCGTACTGTGCTGGGCCAATTACACTTTGGATATTGATAAGGAACAGAGATACATTACGTTTgacttattatgaatgaagTGGATATCAGTCTGTTTACCTGCGCTAATGTTACgtaataatttatgaattcattgtaaattACAACTACGATAAAACATCCAAGAATTCTTAACAAAATCCTCGATAGTCGCcgtaaaatcattttgtttacatgacGTTATTTACGGGTGCCGTCTTTTGATGTTTTGCCATATCagaaaaaatctattactatgctggtgcatgtaataaggctattacatgcaTAGGCATAggcctttacatcactcgcatagtaaaacgtcgtactacacacggaaaataaagtgatatctcgtatcacgatgagtaaatgtacctcgggctaaagccctcggttacttttactcatctggatacgagatatcactttacttcccttgcatagtaatgtactattgtcaGGTGAGAGGGAGAGCACACTATAATCGAAATAGTTTTTCATTCAGTTTTGctcaatttcgaatttcaagTGATATCGAAATAGTCATTCATTGATCAAGATATGGCAGCGACGTTATGCCCGATATGCATGTCGGTAGTGGACAAGAAACTTGTAGTGTATCTCGTAATGTGATTCCTGAAATCCGTTCAATTACCCAATCGAATTATTTGGACCTGAGACTCAATTCTCATACGTTCGTagcttgacagttcttatgggattttatacacacaattgtcaagttacgaatatttgaaGTTAAGAAAATACGGGAATAGTCGCCGTGGGCGCCGATTCttgtgaatttaagaattcgtaagtTGACAGTTATCACCTTGAAGCTAAGTGTGGGCGATAAGATTCGAATCGACGACGCCCGATGTATATTTATAAGACCTCAAATATGTAAAGTTGATattagaaattcaaaatttcgacGTCATTTCATGGCTCTTGCGGCTCTCACTACTTGTTTTGCTCAATCGGCTCAATCCAACACGCGCGGAATCATATGGAATTCTCTGCAGCATGCTTATCATTTTCGAACCTTTTTGACAGATGTTAGGTGGTGGGGACAGTGTAGAGCATTCGGCTGACAGCAATCTAATATATAAAAGTCGAATTCGAAAAAGAGAAGAGGAAAAAGTGTACAAGTGTGTGCAAGGAAGGAGGTTGAACGAACAGAAATTATTAGTccaattttcattacatttttacCCCTTACATAATAGCTACACTACTATTTGATTGtgataaaagaaaacattttatttaaaataaagaaatttgtcataaaaaaatttgaacatgAGGATTTGGACATCGGAACACACATTTAAGTAAGTTGAAAATCGCGTTGATCAAAACGTCAGCCAAAAATTGATAGTGTGCTGTTtcataattcaataaattttcattggaaCTTTTTGTCTATGACGGCGTTTCCATTGTGctgatgaaatttatttaaatgaaaaaggaaaaaaaatcgatttactGCTAGTGCAAaggaagaaaatgaattttttatgaatgggaataatttcattgttttcgttttctgaCGTAATAAGCGTGTAAGAAATTAACTGTGAACGAACACACACTCAGAGTTCAGTGTGGCCGAAGGACattcataaaacttttttaaatgCGTTCACACAGCAATCAATTGAATCTACTCACAACACATCACATTATTCTTGTTGGGGCTGCTATTTGTTACACATTTCATATAAACCACCAGTGTTAATTATTGTGAGTTTTAGTTAGCAACAGTGCAACGTGATTCATCATTTGTACTTTGAACTCGCGAGTGTATAGTTTATATGCACTGCAGTGTTAgttggatttccaaaaaaagcAAACAAGACACACGGGAATCGGTTGTGAACTGCATAAACTCGTTTTAATTGGATCGTAACGAATTGGCGCACATAATCGACACCGAAATTAAGTTTTGTGGCAGACTCATAATCATTCATTTAGTGATAAGTTGTCTCGTTCCACGTAAAACACGGTCgggtttttcaaatttgtatgcGCTCAAATATAGGCAAGGTTAACAAGGTATCGACATTATGGACATTATGAATGGAATAATGATGGTTGATTAAGTACATTTTCGGTAACTGATTCATGAAAATGTTGGTAGATTAACCATAAGAATCTCGAACAGCCTGAAATGTCTAAGTTTTCCTGAATTTTTCtgttgtcaaattttgtttccgTGTGTATGTTAATCAATGTTTTGTTTCGCCTGCAGCTTCTATATCTGAACGGTTGTGCGACCTTCTGCACATAATATTGTGATTAAAAATTAATCTAATCATAAGTATCTCACATGCTTAATTGTCgtaatttttcttacaaaaactTTCCTTTCTTTACGGAAAGTGTTTAATGTTAAATCGTTCAGTGTGTTCTcgataaataattgaattgttcCTCACTTCATCATTAATTCATTCCTACATAGAGCGTTccgaaaattttccgattgtGTCCCTCAAACATAGCTTcatgaattattaaaaaatctgaTCGATTTATCATATATACATACAACCTGacgattaaattttctttcattttcattacaGTCATCCGTGGGAAACAGTTGCACAGGCAGCATGGCGAAAATATCCAAATCCAATGACCCCGTCGATAATTGGAACCGATGTTGTGGAACGACAAGTTGTCGACGGTGTTTTGGTCACACATCGTTTAGTTAGTTCAAAGTGGTACTTTCCGAGATGGGCACAAGCGGTAAGCTATttattgatattgatttttgtgCACGGGCTTTTTTTTGGTCAGGTCTAGCTAAGACATTGAATGGCTGTAAGAAGTCAAAAGTTTAATCTGAATCGCGAAATAAACAATATCTTGCTTGGCTAGCTAAATTGGACCATTTCATTGGTTTTATATTTCTGCAAAGACATGTCCTGACGgcattcaaacaaatttctagCCATTCTCGATTTTAAAATACACTTCAGTTACGAGCCAGATGaagtttgattgaattttgaaacttttaaatttttcattgtcgTGAGGTAATTTTCTGTCGACCCAGATGTGAACGTATGGCCTATCGTTCATAACTGCTAATGTTTTTATCAATCAATTATTAGTAATGTGAAACAGTGGCTTCATACACCCTCTTGCGCATGGAAACAGACAATATTCCCCGGTAGACGAAGccaacattttcagaaaattataaacccggaaaaattaaattctgctCAGAAAATACTAGTCCCTGGTGCGAATAGTCTAAGAATACCATTCACTTCCTGGTGCGAATAGTTTTTCACAACGTTCGTTCCTattaaaaattagattttcattttgatagatgaagaaaatgtgaaatgtgatAATAGAACGATAAACTGAATTCTTATtacgattcagtggaaacgggagtgtaaattaattttttttcgattgtttCCACACGTGTACCGTGTATGCAAATAGACACATCTGATTGCATCACATGTCAAGTATCATTCTCAAAATGACATAGTTATCACAAACTAACCATACGAATGCCTCGTGAACAATTTTGCATTCCTTTTGTTGCTATATATGCACTGCACACATTCaactttcaaaataattttttttcccgtttgtgGGGTGTAGTGTACATTGAACACACATTGTAAACATTTGTATTTATTCCCCACCTCATGTGGTTTAGGTGAAGctttattaataaataaataactttgTCCGACTATTTCAAGCGAACTAATGCTATAGCCACATATAACTAGTGGTCGATAAAAATAACCTACTTCAGACTATTAGCGGAGCTATTTTAAGCACAaagtgtttctgtcttttgttttaaattcaattttaatttgtcttgaaagtttttgaaaaattagaaaaataattgaattttgaggGTTGATGGAGGTCATCCATGATTGcctcaattgattttttttttctgtcgtcTAGccttgaaataattttctccACAATTTCCGTTTTATTAAAGATCATCGGAACAGCAAAAGTATGTTACGCCAGCGAGCGATCAACGGTAGACCCACAAGGCAAAACAATGACCCTAAagacaataaatttaacattttgtcgGCACATATCGGTGGACGAAATGCTGTATTACTCACCGCATCCGACCGAACCGTCCAAAACGTTATTGAAACAGGAGGCAACAGTAACGGTGCACGGTGTGCCGCTCAGTCATTACATGGAAGATATTTTAACGTCACGAATCAGTTCCAATGCGGGCAATGGTCGGGCCGGTTTGGAATGggttatttcgaaaataaatgcGGAGGTTTGTTGCAGACTGTGTTTTGACtgattgaaaatttctaaGTTTTCTGATTCCTTGCAGGTGAAAGGTCTTGCTGAAGCTGTACATAAGAGTACCGATGAAATTATTACACAAACTAGTAAATCATTAGATGGTATGACCGAATCGGCGCGCAAGGGAATGGACGAACTAAGTGCAACAGCAAAACAGAAACTGCGCATTTAGCACTAAATCGGTTCCAAATAATGCCAATGAAACTAAAACGTCATCATCACCACCGCCACCATCAACGGAATCGGATAGAAAAACCAATTAGTGAAAGagatacaaacaaaaaaaaaacggagaaACAGTGAGAGTGATTTCGAATGTTTTATATGATTTTTCGCCCGTGGATCTTGATTCATATAGgaatttatgttaaatttttgcagttttcttcacatttcttttattccccaaaacatgaaaatcaaacgagaattttttttccattttcatttcgttgttCCTCACTTCCTTGCACAGACTTAATGTgtagaaaacttaaaattcgaaaaaaaagtcgaattAACCAGCACCACCACCAGTGTAACATTCGAATTGGATGTTTGTTTTTGGTCTTAATTTTTGtagcaaaattaaatttaagtttaagtATCAAGCAAAAGtacaaaagttttatttaacaaaagagAACGAGGAAATGGGACAAGCCAATAGCAGCGTCTGGATGGGAGAATATCGTTAGACACTTGTCACAGGATACGTGTAGTGACACGAACCGAAAATTATGATATTCCACATCACTACCattctgccgtaatttgcataagagatttagaagattgcttttgtttaaatttttcgctAAGTCCCTCATGAAACCTACGGCAGAATGATGAGAGAGAGAATTGGAGAAATAGGAAAGTTAAAATCAGCAAAAAGTTTTGTCCGAAAAGTGCTAGGCAACAGAACAAACAAAGGCCTACATTTGCCAATGTATTACCATCGACGTTATACAACACTGACTACTTCatgtaatttttaattcgttGCAAAACTGGGGAAAATTACACGACTTTCAAGGAACGTTCGTGAATTTTTTCgctattttaattttcgaagGGTACACTGCACAGCACATTTACCTCAAGTTTCACGGAACTCCAAGTCACCCGAATTTGTAGCTATAGCACTGTAAACGATCACTATGACTGTTAATAACACCATATTAAGTGTACACCGTTAAGATATCATCCTGAAACGTTATCACGTTTCCCTCGTAACGTCGTCACGAATATCGACGGATATATAGATAAGGCTGACATACTACTTTTCGATATGTGTCCGGTGTGAATGTTTATTGTTCAATGGAATAGAGTGCGAATTTGAAgcgaatgtaaatattttcctgtTAAAATTTGCTGAGCAAATTTTAGGTTGTAAGAAGTTTCCCATGTTGTGTGTGTTTTCGATATTTGACCAATAGCACTACAGAAATGAATTCATATTCCATTTAagttaattttaattagaaatcATATTCAACTAACAGACAAAAACCGCAACTGTATACAGAGAGGAAAAGTATTTAGAACGAATTGTATCgatggaaaacaaaagcaaattatttcaaataaaataatttatttaaaaaaaaaaatcgaatttttcttcaaaGGAACTGATAACAAACTGTTGTTCTGTACATAACCGCAGTATCTCAGTAAGTGTACAAGTCGCAAACTTTCGCCACACAAATAGAGAAGCTTGCAGTATAGAATTCTCATTGAAAGCATATTACTAAAATGAAACTCTTATCGTTGAAAGGCTCGTTCGGTTTTCTGTATCTTCAATTGACTGAGTTTAGAATTTAGTTCGTGTCCATCGTGCTTTTTGTATTAATCTTCGACCTGTGCTatttataacaatttttttgtcgcCAACTTGTGCTGTGACCTTCTGACACGATGTCTGTGGTCGGTGGTGATATTTTCgagttgaaattgtttttggcTCAACTTATTCGGTTTTCTGAATATGAATGGTATATGCACGCCGGAAAATGTTGAGTCTGAAATGCGATTAAACTGTGGAAGAAACGCGATAGGGAAACTACGCGAACAAATACTCGGACTGGTGCTACCAATAGatgtgagggattcttttgaaaatccacctatcaaaatcggacccatttcgtctgagactgatatatacatggtttgaaaggtctttgccagtagaccttaaaacaggcctcacacagtctcgaacCACACCGGGTAAGATTGGCCTCGttggaaaaattttccaaatctgtgtgaactttagacaggtctggg
Encoded here:
- the LOC119077125 gene encoding metallophosphoesterase 1 homolog; amino-acid sequence: MILRRLSRILLRILGCFIVVVIYNEFINYYVTLAQCNWPSTVRADHVKAIIVADIHMLGPFRGHWADKLRREWQMHRAYQTSITLFRPDVVFILGDLFDEGQWVDGKQFQEYVQRYRRLFYTDPQRTRVFGALGNHDIGFHYVTSPRLINRFENVFNNTDDTVLVTVKGVHFVLINSVRMEGDGCHLCQEAVKKVENISSTLKCAQGLTKCKNKDAIGAYSRPVLLQHFPTYRPTDSNCLDSDSEEFEAYRERWEVLSIESTKWLGKMLNPRVAFSGHSHNYCRVKNLLDIEEYTISSYSWRNKNNPKFLLALFTPNDYHVAVCGMPQESTVFAIYAVGSIVSVLLVLYIEFRPRTYEHYTKVQGKLS
- the LOC119077129 gene encoding protein slowmo isoform X1, producing the protein MRIWTSEHTFNHPWETVAQAAWRKYPNPMTPSIIGTDVVERQVVDGVLVTHRLVSSKWYFPRWAQAIIGTAKVCYASERSTVDPQGKTMTLKTINLTFCRHISVDEMLYYSPHPTEPSKTLLKQEATVTVHGVPLSHYMEDILTSRISSNAGNGRAGLEWVISKINAEVKGLAEAVHKSTDEIITQTSKSLDGMTESARKGMDELSATAKQKLRI
- the LOC119077129 gene encoding protein slowmo isoform X2, with product MTPSIIGTDVVERQVVDGVLVTHRLVSSKWYFPRWAQAIIGTAKVCYASERSTVDPQGKTMTLKTINLTFCRHISVDEMLYYSPHPTEPSKTLLKQEATVTVHGVPLSHYMEDILTSRISSNAGNGRAGLEWVISKINAEVKGLAEAVHKSTDEIITQTSKSLDGMTESARKGMDELSATAKQKLRI